From Pseudodesulfovibrio alkaliphilus:
AGGGCCAATGCCAGCAGGGCCATGACGGATATGGAGAAGGCATAGGACCATTTGGCATGCCAGACCGTCTTCAGTATCTCCACGTTGGAGCCCGACTCCTCCAGCTTTTGAATGGCCTTGGAAAGTTCGAACAAGGGCAGGTCCGCAGTATCCCCCTTGAGCTCCACGGCGGCGTATGCCTTGAGATTCTGGCGCACCGAAAGAAACTGCGATGGTCGGCTGACCGAGGCAAAGGTGCGGGTGTCCAGTTCCTGAACATCTAGCAGCCCCCAGCCATGGTCGTCGACGAGGGCCCTTCTGGCCGTCAGGATGCGGATCAGGTCAAGGTTATCCGTGGCGAATTCGTAAACCGTGATGTCCACGGCCCGACTCATGCCTGGAAACGCTTCCCGTGCGAGCACAATGAACGGCCCATCCCTGAACCACAGATCCTTGATGACCAGCTCATCCACCTGGCGTTTCCGGACATCCTCTTTCCAGATGCGGTTGGCCTCGTATTCGCCAAACACCCCGAGGAATTGGGAAAAGGCCATCTGCCCCATGCTCCAGATCACGGCATAGACCAAAAAAAAGCGTACGAACCAGCCAAAGGAAACGCCCCCGGCCCGCAGAGCCAGCATCTCCCTGGTCCGGTTCAGGATGCCCAATTGCAGCACAAGGGCAAGCAGGAAAACCGCAGGAAGCAACTGGGAAATGATCATGGGGGTCTTGACGAGGAAGTAGAAGAGAATCGTCTCGACACCCAATCCGGCCTTGATGAAATCGTCGAGCCGGTCGAAGATGTCGGATAGCAGGTAGATACATGTACCCGCAAAGAGACAAACGGCCATCAGGTAGAGGTTTTGCATGATCAGATAGCGTCCGAGCACGCCTATTCCGAAAAATGACCTCATGCCCCGCTCCTCCGCCAGTTTCGCAGATGCGCCAGCCACTGCACCAGAGGCAGGCTGCGCTCCTGATTGGCAAACCGGATGCCCACCGCAGCCACCATCACATAGAGTACATTCGGAGCCCATAGTCCGTAAACAGGCGGAATGGAGCCTCCCTCGCCCATACTGACGCCGATGGAAAACATGCTGTAATACAAGATGAAAAGCCCCATGGCCAGGAGCAGACCATATTGCTGCTTGAGCCCCCGGAAGATGTAGGCCACAGGGATGGCGAACATGCCCAGTATCAGACAACCCAACGGGAGCGTCAGCCGTTTGAAGTATTCGGTGTCCACCTTGCGCATAAATTGCTCCGACTGATAGGGGGCCAGGGTTGGGTCCTGCCTGATACGGCTCAATTGGGCAAAGGTCATGTCCTTGGCCTTTTCCTCGCCGAAATTGTAGCCGCCGAGCAGCTCGGCCAGATCGAGCCTGATGGAATAGCTGCCAAACCGCAGAACGTTGAGTTCATCATCGTTCTGCCGGAATATCTTGCCCCGGCTGAAGATGATGCGTACCTCGGCGGACTCAGGACTGGAAATAACCCTCGCCTCAGGCGCGACAACCACCACGGAAGCGCCGTCGATTGACTGGTCGCGCACAAAGGCGAACTTCAGTTCACCTGTTTCGTTGTTGACCTGATGTGCATAGAAGGTAATGCCCGGAAACTCCTTGTTGAACACTCCGGGCTGGAGGGCGAAGCGGGACTGAGACCGTGCGAACTCGTAGAGACTCGTCTTGAACATATCCATTCCCCAGGCCAGGCCCCACATGGCGATGAAGAAGGTGAAAAGCATGCTCAAGACGCAAAAAAACACCGGGGCCGGAAGCATCCTGTAAAGACTCACGCCGTTGGCCTTCAAAGCGGTCAATTCGTTGTCGGTACTCATGCGCAAGAAGGTCAGAAACACGCTGAGCATGGTCGATATAGGTGCGACCAGCAACAAGAAGAACGGCGTAAGATAAAAGAATAATTCTAGAATATTTAGAAATCCGATATTCTGAGAGAGAAAGAGCGAGCGCAACTGAAGCATCCGGCCTATGAGGATAAGCCCCAGCAGACAGGAAACCGTCAGGCCGAACAGCTTCAGCAGTTCCTTGAATATCTGGCGATGGAGCAGTTTCACCGGACTTGGCAGTCTTGGTTTTCCCTGAAAAATCTCTGGAGAAACTCCACATCAAGCGGACTTAAGTTGAAACGCGCCGCCGCTTCCTCGATGAGGGCCGGCAGCGTCCGGCCGCCCTCCTCCCGCTTCTCGCAAATCCAGGCGATGGCCTTGCGGGTCAGCTCGCTCGCGGGCATTATGGTGGTCATGGTCTTCTCCCGGGCTGTGGATGGATCAGATCAAGGAACTACACCAGCTTGCCGGGGGTTGCAAGACACTGTTTCTTAGGCTAGTCACCCAAGCACCCCCGATTATCCGGGGCGCGGCGCAAAAGAGCCGATCCACCCGCATCATCAGCCAACAAGGGGTACGCATGGCATCCTGGTACGTTGCGGTCATCCTCGGCGTGGTCGAGGGGCTGACCGAGTTTCTCCCGGTCTCCAGCACCGGGCATCTCATTCTCGCCGGACACCTGCTGGACTTCACCGGCCCCAAGGCAGAAACCTTCGACATTGTCATCCAGCTCGGGGCCATTCTGGCCGTGCTCACCCTCTACCTCGACCGATTCACCGGCCTGCTCAAAAACGATCCGGCCCGGCCCTTCTCCGGGGTGCGCGGGCTGTGGCTCTTGTTTCTTACTTCGCTGCCCGCCTCGCTGCTGGGGCTGGCGACCCACAAATACATCAAGGCGTATCTGTTCAACCCGACAGCCGTGGCTTGCGCCCTTGGCGTCGGCGCCGTAATGATTCTTGTGGTCGAGTCCGTCAAAAAGCCCGAAAAGACGACCTCCATTGATGAGATCACCCCGGCCCAGGCCCTGGGGGTCGGCCTGTTCCAGTGTCTGGCCCTATGGCCCGGATTCTCCCGGTCTGCGGCCACCATCATGGGCGGGATGCTGCTGGGCATGCGCCGCACCGTTGCCGCCGAATATTCCTTCATCGCGGCCGTGCCCATCATGTTTGCGGCCACGGGTTATGACTTCCTAAAGAATTACAATCTATTCGAACGAGAGGACATGATCTTTCTGGGCATCGGACTCGGCGTCTCCTTCATTGCCGCCTGGGTGGCCATCAAGGGATTCATCTATCTGCTCGGCCGCCTGACCCTGCGCCCATTTGCCTTGTACAGACTGGCGCTGGTCCCGCTCATTTTCCTCTTTTGGTAAATGATTTCATTTCAGTGTGCCCTGCGCACTTTTCCCTTGCCAAGCGAAGAGAGACGGTCTATAGACAACTTCCGCTTCGGCTGACAGACGTGGCGAGGTAGCTCAGTTGGTTAGAGCATGCGGCTCATATCCGCAGAGTCGGAGGTTCAAGTCCTCTCCTCGCTACCAGCACTCAAAGGCCCGCAAGGCATTGACCTTGCGGGCTTTTTCTTTGCACTCAGACAAAACGGCGAGTCTGGTTGCCGGTCGAGTACAGCACCCCTGCACCGGAACGCGAACCGCAGGAGCAGCTCCTGATTCCGGCCCGACAAGAAACCCCTTGCCAACCTTGGGTGACGACTTATATAGATCTGAGTCCGTTTTGATATTTGATATGGGGGCGCACTGGTTTCGACGGGGATAGCAGAAGCCAGGGTTGCAGGCCGAGGTTGGTCGATGGCCTCGTAAAAATCGACCTAGCACACAAGTGCCAACAATGACTACGACTACGCTATGGCTGCCTAGTTACTAGGTAACTGTAGTTCCAGGACATGATCCTGGCGGCTCCCTGGGCCTACGCCCGATAAACCAGGAGAGTCGACGACACCCCTCGGGCTAGCTCTGCGCGGCCACCTGTCCCGCACCGAGCGAAACTTCAGGCAGGCATGGCATGCGGCCGCCCGGTCAGGGGCAATCCGCCTGCCGAGACAAGAAACCTGACCTAAGCCTGTAGACGCCTTGAGCCGATCGTTCTCGGACGGGGGTTCGACTCCCCCCGCCTCCACCAGTCAATTGTAAAGATTGACTTTTTGTCAAAGAAAAGGTTCATAGCAAGCCATGTGCAAGGTTTTAGTACAAAACCTAGTACAAAAAGAGGTTAGCTATGGGCCTTTTTTTATGCCTCCAAGGCAACACCTATCACTTCCGAATAGCCGTTCCCAAATCACTTCGCCCATATCTTGGTAAACGCGAAATCAAAAAATCCCTTTGCACCGGAAATAAACTTGTAGCAAGGGGGAATTCTTTGATATTAGGCGGAAAAGTTAAAAGAGCAATAAGCCTCGCGAGAATCACAATGAGCAACGACAAACTATCTGAAATTGAAAAGTCTGAAATCATAAGAGGTTTTTTCGATTTTCTTCTAAAGGTTCAAGATCGCCATCTTGACACTGATTATTCAGATTACCCAATTCTTCGTTTGCTTGAGAAGGAGATGGGGTTAAATGTTCAGCCTTGCATCAGTGAAATGAGAAACAGCGAAGAAAATCAACTAAATAAAGCGATTAAAAACCATCATGATAAAGATTTTGAAAATCTAAAATTTTTAGTTGAAGCATCTGCTTTATATCATGAACAAAAATTGCCCAAAGGAGCATTTTGTGGCAGTTTTCTTAATGCTTTATCGCTAGCACAAATAGACGCAACCAAAATCATTATTGCCCGCAAACAAGGGAATAATCCCCCCATTCCTGAACAATATCGAATAGATAAGCCTTTTAATGAGCAACATCGGAACGTAACGCCTACGGAGTTTGAAAAAACAACATCTGTATCTCTAACAAAAGTCACAAAAGTCATTGAAGAATATTCAAAAGACAGGCTAGCCATTGGAAAATGGACTGATAAAACAAGAGAAGAAAACCACGCACTTTATAACAATTTCTTAGAATTCGCTGGCAAAGACATTCGATGTGCTGACATCAACTATCACCTCATCAGTGAATTCAGGGATGCGTTAAAAAGGCTTCCTGCCAACAGAAAAAAATCTAAAAAATATAGGAGAAAAACAATTGCTCAAATCATGAAAATGGACGTTCCCAATCCAATGTCCATCACAACAGTAAATAAAAACCTCAACAGACTTTCTACCATTCTCAACTTTGCGGTGAAACTCGGCTATATGCCCACAAATCCAGCCGAAGGAATGGAAATACCGATTACCGAAAAAGACTCTGAACAAAGGAACATTTTCGACAATAGCGACCTACAAAAGCTTTTTAACTCTGAACAGTATTATAATGATTCATTTCTACACCCATTTATGTTCTGGGCATGCCCTATTGCATTATTCACAGGCATGCGACAAACCGAAATTGCACAGTTACATCTATTTGACATTTATGAAAAAGATAGTATTTGGGTTGTCAATGTGAATGACAATGCAAAAGACAAAAAGGTAAAGAATAGAAATGCAAGACGACTTATTCCACTACATTCATTCTTGGTGAATACCTTAAATCTTCCAAGGTATGTCAAACATTTGAAAGAGCAAGGGCATAAACGTCTATTCCCAGAAATCAACTACCACAGAGATGGATACGGACAAGCCGTCAGTCGTTGGTTTAATGGTCATGGAGATGGAGTTACAACAGGCTACAAAAAAAACTGTGGAATAACAGATGGGAAAAAGGTCTTTCATTCATTCCGGCATACAGTCATCAACCATTTGAAGCAAAAGCAAGTAGACGGCACCCTACTCCATGAATTCGATGGTCACTCATTGGGAACAATGACCTATGACCGTTATGGGAAGGCTTTCACCCCAGAACTCATGTATGAAAAAATAGTGAGCCAGATCACATTCGACAAGGAATTGGACCTGGCTCACTTGATGAAGTCAAAATATGTTATAGATTAGAATTCGTTTTACCGATTCAGTTTATCCCAATTTTGTTTTCACGCTTACCTTCTTCCCAACTCAAAAATAAACCTTCAACCCCATCTCATTTATGCTCTCGTCCTCGTGTAGATACCGGGAAGAGGCTCTTTTTAAGACACTTTAGATTGAAAAAGGTATCCACATGGCCCAAAGGGGGTAAAATGCGTTCTAGAGATTCTATTTCTTTACTATCCTGTAAGATCACTCAAGGTTGTTGCGGCTCTAGCGTTAATCTTTGAAGGGCTGTAATTGATTGGTGCTTCTAACGCTTTTCAGCCCCTTGCCATCATTACATTTTATCGGGCAGCACTTTTCACAAAAAAATATGCAAATGCGAAAAGAAGCGACCAGCCCAAATATTTAAAAAATAAACGCTTTTTTGAGATTATAGCACCGGCTGGCATGGATGCTTCTATGTACTCAATGTCTGACTCTCCTGATCGTAATGGTAAAATAAATCGATCCCGAATAGTAACACGAGGCACTTGCTCACTTCTAAACATAAAGGCAATCTCGATAGAGGCACCAGAGTAAACCATGCCTCCAGCGAAATATCCTTCATACCAATATGAAGCTTCAACTTGGTTGTTCTTGTTCGATATATATGTAGGAAGACCGATAGCTATATTTACATTTGGACCTGAATTTGTAAGCTCAGCAAAAACAAGCGTACAGTTCCCAATACGTTTCATATGCTGATTATATTCTATGTTTGAAATTCTTAAAGCGTATGAACCGCACATTGTCTTTATATTTGTTTGAAAGACATCTTTTCCTTCTAGAAAAACTTCCGATACATTCTTTTGAAGTTCATTCCAACTCCACCATAATGTGCTTGTAGTCTTTATCAGATTGTGCGCTGGTTTCGTAAAATCAGATGTTGTTATGATGAGGGCACTATTACATCCATAATAACTTTTTGCTCCTATTACTTGATTAACATTTTTAACATCAACTTTGTTTTTTTTGTGGTATCTTTTTACCTGAACTGCTATTTTAGTGCCATTTTTACTGACTATTATGTCAGCTCCATAGTCTCCCGAGTATGAGGTCGGCTGCACTTCGTAACCTTTTTTGACGAACAAATACGCAATAAAGTCTTCAAAATCCAATGGGTCCATGTCTTGGAATCGTATAGGTAGCGAATGTTGCAATATTTGTTTTATTTTCAGTTTCGAGAAATCAGTTTTTGGCATAACACTCTCGTTTAAAGAATATAAAAAATGTTCATTATCAAATTGTATTTGGTTCGATTTCTGAGCCACAGTGCTTGCATTTAATTGCTTTTGCTTTAATTAGCTCTGCACAGTAAGGGCATTCTTTTTCTTTTTGTGATGTTTGAATTCTGTTATAAGTCAAGTCACAACATGTTGAACACCAGCCTTCTTCTTCTTTGACTTT
This genomic window contains:
- a CDS encoding LptF/LptG family permease, with amino-acid sequence MRSFFGIGVLGRYLIMQNLYLMAVCLFAGTCIYLLSDIFDRLDDFIKAGLGVETILFYFLVKTPMIISQLLPAVFLLALVLQLGILNRTREMLALRAGGVSFGWFVRFFLVYAVIWSMGQMAFSQFLGVFGEYEANRIWKEDVRKRQVDELVIKDLWFRDGPFIVLAREAFPGMSRAVDITVYEFATDNLDLIRILTARRALVDDHGWGLLDVQELDTRTFASVSRPSQFLSVRQNLKAYAAVELKGDTADLPLFELSKAIQKLEESGSNVEILKTVWHAKWSYAFSISVMALLALALITFSENVYANVGLSLILIFVQYGVHTVGATAGEQAVLPPFLAAWLGNFVMGALASGRLIWVAAPGLKATLRAWGAGLRLART
- the lptF gene encoding LPS export ABC transporter permease LptF, with amino-acid sequence MKLLHRQIFKELLKLFGLTVSCLLGLILIGRMLQLRSLFLSQNIGFLNILELFFYLTPFFLLLVAPISTMLSVFLTFLRMSTDNELTALKANGVSLYRMLPAPVFFCVLSMLFTFFIAMWGLAWGMDMFKTSLYEFARSQSRFALQPGVFNKEFPGITFYAHQVNNETGELKFAFVRDQSIDGASVVVVAPEARVISSPESAEVRIIFSRGKIFRQNDDELNVLRFGSYSIRLDLAELLGGYNFGEEKAKDMTFAQLSRIRQDPTLAPYQSEQFMRKVDTEYFKRLTLPLGCLILGMFAIPVAYIFRGLKQQYGLLLAMGLFILYYSMFSIGVSMGEGGSIPPVYGLWAPNVLYVMVAAVGIRFANQERSLPLVQWLAHLRNWRRSGA
- a CDS encoding undecaprenyl-diphosphate phosphatase → MASWYVAVILGVVEGLTEFLPVSSTGHLILAGHLLDFTGPKAETFDIVIQLGAILAVLTLYLDRFTGLLKNDPARPFSGVRGLWLLFLTSLPASLLGLATHKYIKAYLFNPTAVACALGVGAVMILVVESVKKPEKTTSIDEITPAQALGVGLFQCLALWPGFSRSAATIMGGMLLGMRRTVAAEYSFIAAVPIMFAATGYDFLKNYNLFEREDMIFLGIGLGVSFIAAWVAIKGFIYLLGRLTLRPFALYRLALVPLIFLFW
- a CDS encoding site-specific integrase, whose translation is MSNDKLSEIEKSEIIRGFFDFLLKVQDRHLDTDYSDYPILRLLEKEMGLNVQPCISEMRNSEENQLNKAIKNHHDKDFENLKFLVEASALYHEQKLPKGAFCGSFLNALSLAQIDATKIIIARKQGNNPPIPEQYRIDKPFNEQHRNVTPTEFEKTTSVSLTKVTKVIEEYSKDRLAIGKWTDKTREENHALYNNFLEFAGKDIRCADINYHLISEFRDALKRLPANRKKSKKYRRKTIAQIMKMDVPNPMSITTVNKNLNRLSTILNFAVKLGYMPTNPAEGMEIPITEKDSEQRNIFDNSDLQKLFNSEQYYNDSFLHPFMFWACPIALFTGMRQTEIAQLHLFDIYEKDSIWVVNVNDNAKDKKVKNRNARRLIPLHSFLVNTLNLPRYVKHLKEQGHKRLFPEINYHRDGYGQAVSRWFNGHGDGVTTGYKKNCGITDGKKVFHSFRHTVINHLKQKQVDGTLLHEFDGHSLGTMTYDRYGKAFTPELMYEKIVSQITFDKELDLAHLMKSKYVID
- a CDS encoding restriction endonuclease; translation: MPKTDFSKLKIKQILQHSLPIRFQDMDPLDFEDFIAYLFVKKGYEVQPTSYSGDYGADIIVSKNGTKIAVQVKRYHKKNKVDVKNVNQVIGAKSYYGCNSALIITTSDFTKPAHNLIKTTSTLWWSWNELQKNVSEVFLEGKDVFQTNIKTMCGSYALRISNIEYNQHMKRIGNCTLVFAELTNSGPNVNIAIGLPTYISNKNNQVEASYWYEGYFAGGMVYSGASIEIAFMFRSEQVPRVTIRDRFILPLRSGESDIEYIEASMPAGAIISKKRLFFKYLGWSLLFAFAYFFVKSAAR